A single Halarcobacter anaerophilus DNA region contains:
- a CDS encoding type IV pili methyl-accepting chemotaxis transducer N-terminal domain-containing protein, whose protein sequence is MKKIGVSQKIKILGALLLGSIFFVIAITIYLNQKNIKDATIVNIAGKQRMLTQRITKNIFYLYQTKTNNFTEIDNAIDEFKFGLNTLGEGNELLKISKAPTEKIVNQIAKVTVLWTTFEKNTNEFKKALLSNDIQELNSLIKYIYQTNNKLLDEVDEIVTLYTEYIEHKTAFIKNFQYLAFSFLFIFSLYSLIQLKQIETHANEFLEKYKKMGATDINKIEPIKVESEKEFVEMADNINFFINKVNSAMDYSQVALEQSRLASEKLQDLTDEFEDIIDDLENKSDIMKGIDRSEDIAIESSDNLIKTTKKLNDLKKQLDNVLKVVQSKD, encoded by the coding sequence ATGAAAAAAATCGGTGTTAGTCAAAAAATTAAAATTTTAGGAGCTTTGCTTCTAGGTTCGATATTTTTTGTAATAGCAATTACTATTTATCTAAATCAAAAAAATATAAAAGATGCGACGATAGTAAATATTGCAGGGAAGCAAAGAATGCTTACTCAAAGAATTACAAAAAATATATTTTATCTTTATCAAACAAAAACGAATAATTTTACCGAAATAGATAATGCGATTGATGAATTTAAATTTGGTTTGAATACTTTAGGAGAAGGAAATGAACTTTTGAAAATATCAAAAGCTCCTACAGAAAAAATTGTAAATCAGATTGCAAAAGTTACTGTTCTTTGGACAACTTTTGAAAAAAATACGAATGAGTTTAAAAAAGCACTTTTAAGTAATGATATTCAAGAGCTTAATTCTCTTATTAAATATATATATCAAACAAATAATAAACTTCTTGATGAGGTCGATGAAATTGTAACTTTATATACGGAATATATTGAACATAAGACAGCTTTTATTAAAAACTTTCAATATTTGGCTTTCTCTTTTCTTTTTATTTTTTCTCTTTACTCTTTGATTCAATTAAAACAAATAGAGACTCATGCAAACGAGTTTTTAGAAAAATATAAAAAAATGGGAGCAACAGATATAAATAAAATCGAACCTATAAAAGTTGAATCCGAAAAAGAGTTTGTGGAGATGGCAGATAATATTAACTTTTTTATCAATAAAGTAAATTCTGCAATGGATTATTCCCAAGTGGCTTTAGAACAATCAAGACTGGCTTCTGAAAAACTTCAGGATTTAACAGATGAGTTTGAAGATATAATTGATGATTTGGAGAATAAATCGGATATTATGAAAGGAATTGACAGAAGTGAAGATATTGCAATAGAGTCTTCCGACAATCTTATAAAAACAACAAAAAAATTAAATGATTTAAAAAAGCAGTTAGATAATGTTTTAAAAGTAGTGCAGAGTAAAGATTAA
- a CDS encoding Crp/Fnr family transcriptional regulator: MIKTKEAIKSISLFSHLEDKELELIASMSELSSYNTDTVLFYETESTDRLLFLVDGLLKVYKIDKYDNEIFLYYVYPNSMISELSNLKDNKINCFSNSEFLRDSLLLSIDFKRFKKEFLSQNELVLKFINELIYKNQQLQCIVNRELVFDATSKVAFMLTNDLSMFNQLKRNEVALLLHIQPETLSRVLKRLVRNETISIEKGEVIILKEDELRSIYLGI, translated from the coding sequence ATGATTAAAACAAAAGAAGCTATAAAATCAATAAGTCTCTTTTCTCATTTAGAAGATAAAGAGCTGGAATTAATTGCATCAATGTCTGAACTCTCCTCTTATAACACCGATACGGTGCTATTTTATGAGACTGAGTCTACAGATAGATTGTTGTTTTTGGTTGATGGACTTTTAAAAGTTTATAAAATCGATAAATATGACAATGAGATATTTTTATATTATGTATATCCAAACTCAATGATTTCAGAGTTGTCAAATTTAAAAGATAATAAAATTAACTGTTTTTCAAATAGTGAATTTTTAAGAGATAGTCTTCTTCTATCTATAGATTTTAAAAGGTTTAAAAAAGAGTTTTTATCTCAAAACGAGCTAGTTTTAAAATTTATAAACGAACTTATTTATAAAAATCAACAGCTTCAATGTATTGTAAACAGGGAGTTGGTTTTTGATGCAACTTCAAAAGTTGCTTTTATGTTAACAAATGATTTATCTATGTTTAACCAACTAAAAAGAAATGAAGTGGCTTTACTGCTTCATATTCAACCTGAAACTCTTTCAAGAGTTTTAAAAAGATTAGTCAGAAATGAGACTATTTCAATAGAAAAAGGTGAAGTTATAATTTTAAAAGAAGATGAATTAAGAAGTATTTATTTAGGAATATAA
- the napA gene encoding nitrate reductase catalytic subunit NapA: protein MSLSRRDFLKSSAAASAAAAVGMNVPSSLKAAASTAEAGWRWDKAACRFCGTGCGIMMATKNGKIVAVKGDPAAPVNRGLNCIKGYFNAKIMYGADRLRTPLLRVNAKGEFDKNGKFAPVSWKRAFDEMEKHIKIALKESGPEGVGVFASGQYTIMEGYAAQKMMKAGFRSNAIDPNARHCMASAVVGFYQTFGIDEPSGCYDDIELTDTVVTWGANMAEMHPILWSRVTDRKLTDPKRVKVVNISTYRHRCSDLADMEIIFTPNTDLALWNYIAHEIVYNHPEAIDWDFVKKHIIFAASPVNMGYGMRRAGEKSLVEGKYTKKEMETISKEMKKIVSQTEAPALAPYGYKEGEVMENKPAGLKHWEISFEEYKKFLEPYTLDYVAKIAKGNPDEDINEFKKKLKTLASLYVEKGRRVVSFWTMGMNQHTRGTWVNTLSYNVHFLLNKQAKPGSGAFSLTGQPSACGTAREVGTFCHRLPADMMVANPAHRKIAEKRWKIPQGTLNPVGNQHIMKIHRDIEDGIIKFAWVNVCNPYQDSASATHWIKAARQMDNFIVCSDGYPGISAKVSDLILPSAMIYEKWGAYGNAERRTQHWRQQVLPVGDAMSDTWQWVELAKRFTVKDLWKDYTLRNGKKLPNVISKAKEMGYDENTTMYDILFANEEAKSYKLDHNDPIQKGYDNSEGFGDSRNVEGSDGEVWKGYGFFIQKYLFEEYASFGRGHAHDLADFDTYHRVRGLKWPVVDGKETQWRFNTKYDPYAKKYGKETGDTDFAFYGKLAKALPSGDLLGIKNKTKKSLKNKAKIFARPYMDPPEVPNEEYPIWLCTGRVLEHWHSGTMTMRVPELYRAVPEALCYMHPEDAKKYGLKQGELCWVESRRGKVKARVETRGRNRPSKGLVFVPWFDEKVFINKVCLDATCPQSKQTDYKKCAVKVYKA, encoded by the coding sequence ATGTCACTTTCAAGAAGAGATTTTCTAAAAAGCTCTGCAGCAGCTTCAGCAGCTGCTGCAGTGGGCATGAATGTACCAAGCAGTTTAAAAGCTGCAGCTTCTACGGCAGAAGCCGGTTGGCGATGGGATAAAGCTGCATGTAGATTCTGCGGTACAGGTTGCGGAATTATGATGGCAACAAAAAACGGAAAAATTGTTGCGGTAAAAGGAGACCCTGCAGCTCCTGTAAACAGAGGGTTAAACTGTATTAAAGGGTATTTTAATGCAAAAATTATGTATGGAGCAGATAGATTAAGAACTCCTCTTTTAAGAGTAAATGCAAAAGGAGAATTCGATAAAAACGGTAAATTTGCTCCTGTGTCATGGAAAAGAGCTTTTGATGAAATGGAAAAACATATCAAAATAGCTTTAAAAGAATCAGGTCCCGAAGGAGTCGGAGTATTTGCATCAGGGCAATATACTATTATGGAAGGTTATGCAGCCCAAAAAATGATGAAAGCCGGATTTAGATCTAATGCAATTGATCCAAATGCAAGACACTGTATGGCTTCAGCTGTCGTCGGATTTTATCAAACTTTCGGAATCGATGAACCAAGTGGATGTTATGATGATATCGAATTAACCGATACGGTTGTAACATGGGGAGCTAATATGGCGGAAATGCACCCTATTTTATGGTCAAGAGTTACAGATAGAAAATTAACAGATCCAAAAAGAGTAAAAGTCGTAAATATCTCGACATATAGACATAGATGTTCTGACTTGGCAGATATGGAGATTATTTTTACACCTAATACAGATTTAGCTTTATGGAACTATATAGCACATGAAATCGTATATAATCATCCCGAAGCTATTGACTGGGATTTTGTAAAAAAACATATAATTTTTGCTGCAAGTCCCGTAAATATGGGTTATGGAATGAGAAGAGCAGGAGAAAAATCTCTTGTAGAAGGGAAATATACTAAAAAAGAGATGGAAACTATCTCTAAAGAGATGAAAAAAATCGTATCACAAACTGAGGCACCTGCTCTTGCTCCATATGGATATAAAGAGGGTGAAGTGATGGAGAATAAACCAGCTGGATTAAAACACTGGGAAATCTCATTTGAAGAGTATAAAAAATTCCTTGAACCTTATACCTTAGATTATGTTGCAAAAATAGCAAAAGGTAATCCCGATGAAGATATAAATGAATTTAAGAAAAAACTTAAAACATTGGCTTCATTATATGTTGAAAAAGGAAGAAGAGTGGTGTCTTTTTGGACAATGGGAATGAATCAACATACAAGAGGAACTTGGGTTAATACTTTGTCATATAATGTTCACTTCTTATTAAACAAACAAGCAAAACCAGGTTCTGGAGCATTCTCTTTAACAGGACAACCAAGTGCATGTGGAACAGCAAGAGAAGTGGGAACATTTTGTCATAGACTACCTGCTGATATGATGGTTGCAAATCCCGCTCACAGAAAAATTGCGGAAAAAAGATGGAAAATTCCTCAAGGAACACTAAATCCTGTAGGAAATCAACATATTATGAAAATCCACAGAGATATAGAAGACGGCATTATCAAATTTGCTTGGGTAAATGTATGTAACCCTTATCAAGATAGCGCAAGTGCAACTCACTGGATAAAAGCTGCAAGACAAATGGATAACTTTATCGTTTGTTCAGACGGGTATCCCGGAATCTCTGCAAAAGTATCCGATTTGATACTTCCAAGTGCAATGATTTATGAAAAATGGGGAGCATACGGAAATGCCGAAAGAAGAACCCAACACTGGAGACAACAAGTACTTCCTGTAGGTGACGCAATGTCGGATACCTGGCAATGGGTAGAATTGGCAAAAAGATTTACGGTAAAAGATTTATGGAAAGACTATACCTTAAGAAACGGTAAAAAACTTCCTAATGTAATCTCTAAAGCAAAAGAGATGGGATATGATGAAAATACAACTATGTATGATATTCTATTTGCAAACGAAGAGGCAAAAAGTTACAAACTAGATCACAATGATCCAATACAAAAAGGTTATGATAATTCAGAAGGTTTCGGTGACAGCAGAAATGTAGAGGGAAGTGACGGAGAAGTTTGGAAAGGTTACGGATTTTTTATCCAAAAATATCTATTTGAAGAGTATGCTTCATTCGGTAGAGGTCATGCCCACGATTTGGCAGACTTTGATACATATCACAGAGTAAGAGGACTTAAATGGCCCGTAGTTGACGGTAAAGAGACTCAATGGCGATTTAATACAAAATATGATCCTTATGCAAAAAAATACGGTAAAGAGACAGGAGATACAGATTTTGCTTTTTACGGAAAACTAGCAAAAGCACTTCCAAGCGGAGATTTATTAGGAATTAAAAACAAAACTAAAAAATCTTTAAAAAACAAAGCAAAAATATTTGCAAGACCCTATATGGATCCTCCGGAAGTTCCAAATGAAGAGTATCCTATTTGGTTATGCACAGGAAGAGTTTTGGAACACTGGCACAGTGGAACAATGACAATGAGAGTTCCTGAATTATATAGAGCAGTTCCTGAAGCTTTATGTTATATGCATCCCGAAGATGCAAAAAAATACGGCTTAAAACAAGGTGAATTATGCTGGGTAGAATCAAGACGTGGAAAAGTTAAAGCTAGAGTTGAAACAAGAGGAAGAAACAGACCTTCAAAAGGTTTAGTTTTCGTACCTTGGTTTGACGAAAAAGTTTTCATCAACAAAGTTTGTTTGGACGCAACTTGTCCTCAATCAAAACAGACTGATTATAAAAAATGTGCAGTAAAAGTTTATAAAGCATAA
- a CDS encoding FAD-binding oxidoreductase: MNQEHIDFFISIVGKENVYSDKAHKIAYCYDATKERFEPDAVVFPRDEQDVSKVLKYCNEHKIVIVPRGAGSGFTGGALPSNGGIILSLERHMNKLLEIDMENMVGVVQPGLVNMQFQKAVEEVGLFYPPDPASEEYSTLGGNVSENAGGMRAAKYGITKDYVVALRAVLPNGDIIVAGKKTIKDVAGYNTAGILIASEGTLAVITQMTLKLIPKPKFKKTYMGIFPDVNKAMNAVFKSLAAGANPVAMEFLDALVIKALKEKFPQVELPQDAGGILVGDVDGSSLADVNAQLETLKESFSKNGSIGFIIAKDEEESKKLWFARRNASPATAIYGTKKLNEDISVPRSKLPEALDGIYAIGKKYGFNVPCFGHAGDGNIHVNVMVKDKNNPKEMEDGHKAIKEIFQFVVDLEGTLSGEHGIGLSKAPFMNIAFTQAEINLFKNIKKAFDPNNILNPHKMGL; this comes from the coding sequence ATGAACCAAGAACATATAGACTTTTTTATCTCTATAGTAGGTAAAGAGAATGTATACAGTGATAAAGCCCACAAAATAGCATATTGCTATGATGCAACAAAAGAGAGATTTGAACCCGATGCGGTAGTTTTTCCAAGAGATGAACAAGATGTATCGAAAGTTTTAAAATACTGCAATGAACATAAAATAGTTATTGTTCCAAGAGGTGCGGGAAGCGGTTTTACAGGCGGAGCTCTTCCTTCAAACGGAGGAATTATTTTAAGTTTAGAAAGACATATGAATAAACTTCTTGAAATTGATATGGAAAATATGGTGGGAGTTGTACAACCCGGACTTGTTAATATGCAGTTTCAAAAAGCAGTTGAAGAAGTAGGACTTTTTTATCCGCCTGATCCTGCTAGTGAAGAGTATTCTACTTTAGGTGGAAACGTATCTGAAAATGCAGGAGGAATGAGAGCAGCTAAATACGGTATTACCAAAGATTATGTTGTTGCTCTAAGAGCAGTTCTTCCAAACGGTGATATTATTGTTGCGGGTAAAAAAACTATTAAAGATGTAGCAGGATACAATACGGCAGGAATTTTAATTGCCAGTGAGGGAACTCTTGCAGTTATTACACAAATGACTTTAAAACTTATTCCAAAACCAAAATTCAAAAAAACATATATGGGAATTTTTCCTGACGTAAATAAAGCAATGAATGCAGTTTTTAAATCTCTTGCAGCCGGAGCAAATCCTGTTGCCATGGAATTTTTAGATGCGCTTGTAATAAAAGCCTTAAAAGAAAAATTTCCTCAAGTAGAATTACCTCAAGATGCAGGTGGAATTTTAGTAGGAGACGTTGACGGAAGTTCCTTAGCCGATGTAAATGCACAACTTGAAACCCTGAAAGAATCTTTTTCTAAAAACGGTTCTATCGGATTTATTATTGCAAAAGATGAAGAAGAGAGTAAAAAACTTTGGTTTGCAAGAAGAAATGCTTCTCCTGCAACTGCCATTTATGGAACAAAAAAATTAAATGAAGATATCTCCGTTCCAAGATCAAAACTTCCCGAAGCTTTAGACGGAATCTATGCAATCGGTAAAAAATACGGTTTTAATGTTCCTTGTTTCGGTCATGCAGGAGACGGAAATATCCATGTTAACGTTATGGTAAAAGATAAAAATAATCCAAAAGAGATGGAAGACGGACATAAAGCTATTAAAGAGATTTTCCAATTTGTAGTTGATTTGGAAGGAACTTTAAGCGGAGAACATGGTATTGGATTATCTAAAGCTCCTTTTATGAATATTGCTTTTACCCAAGCTGAAATCAATCTATTTAAAAACATAAAAAAAGCTTTTGATCCAAACAATATTCTAAATCCTCATAAAATGGGTCTCTAA
- a CDS encoding plasminogen-binding N-terminal domain-containing protein, translated as MKFLTKTVFALFATTILSQGLSAKTTICYKKDWKTPSTIEDTKLDGGECDGELSYKDMLKNGWFLKDIKIEKGTVGLNYIYVLTDQKMIDIDNSTFMENKVVKLDYKAIASKITNITDETAKISIGNLRVGQSAIIQHRYENSKSLIVSSAYVTSSNSNSSTIKFIPFLDLKQNALPTSNRKPQDGDIAILNYLYDASLIIAPSQDAFTATRQKFKENNFLHSDLFAAYLKKEGIPFPSKQIIQDYALSQNLGTIFFVIGSTVYVVDTRTFAILEKDAISYNFVEDEKMPFYTRVEKIEKNLVTSLLDVSSWFSFLDDIFGDDERSEDEILLEDEIASGEINVKPEIYNNYYKTILGIKQ; from the coding sequence ATGAAATTTTTAACAAAAACAGTATTTGCCCTATTTGCAACAACGATTCTCTCTCAAGGACTAAGTGCAAAAACAACAATCTGCTATAAAAAAGATTGGAAAACTCCCTCAACAATCGAAGACACAAAACTTGACGGGGGTGAATGCGACGGTGAATTATCTTACAAAGATATGCTTAAGAACGGTTGGTTTCTAAAAGATATAAAAATAGAAAAAGGTACAGTAGGATTAAACTATATTTATGTATTAACAGACCAAAAAATGATTGACATAGATAATAGTACCTTTATGGAAAACAAAGTAGTAAAACTTGATTACAAAGCAATCGCTTCTAAAATTACTAATATTACTGATGAAACGGCAAAAATCAGTATCGGTAACTTAAGAGTCGGACAAAGTGCAATTATTCAACATAGATATGAAAACAGTAAATCACTTATTGTTTCAAGTGCTTATGTAACCTCTTCAAACAGCAACAGTTCAACAATCAAATTTATTCCTTTTCTTGATTTAAAACAAAATGCCCTTCCAACTTCAAACAGAAAACCTCAAGACGGTGATATTGCTATATTAAATTATCTTTATGATGCTTCACTTATAATTGCACCTTCACAAGATGCTTTTACGGCAACAAGACAAAAATTCAAAGAGAATAACTTTTTACACTCTGATCTTTTTGCAGCTTATTTAAAAAAAGAGGGTATTCCTTTTCCTTCAAAACAGATTATTCAAGATTATGCCCTGTCTCAAAACTTGGGAACAATATTTTTTGTAATAGGAAGTACGGTTTATGTAGTAGATACAAGAACTTTTGCAATTTTAGAAAAAGATGCGATATCATATAACTTTGTAGAAGATGAAAAGATGCCTTTTTATACAAGAGTAGAAAAAATCGAAAAAAATCTTGTTACTTCTTTATTAGACGTTTCAAGCTGGTTCTCTTTTCTTGACGATATTTTCGGCGATGATGAAAGATCAGAAGATGAAATTCTTCTTGAAGATGAGATTGCTTCGGGAGAAATTAACGTAAAACCGGAAATCTATAATAATTATTATAAAACTATTTTAGGTATTAAACAATGA
- the cmoA gene encoding carboxy-S-adenosyl-L-methionine synthase CmoA yields the protein MTDKVFEKTITKQFEFDEDVASVFDDMLSRSIPFYKEMQRLTINFGLKFLKESDKVYDLGCSTASTLIELSKHSPFPLELIGIDNSEAMLQRARKKCKAFGVEVKLLNEDLHKANYDDAKLIISNYTLQFIRPLQREKLVKKIYNSLQKDGIFIFCEKVISSDKVLGKQYIDEYYEFKKRQGYSEFEISQKREALENVLIPYTEEENKNMILDAGFSHCETLFKWVNFATFIAIKK from the coding sequence ATGACAGATAAGGTATTTGAAAAAACAATTACAAAACAGTTTGAATTTGATGAAGACGTAGCATCGGTATTTGACGATATGTTAAGCCGTTCTATCCCTTTTTACAAAGAGATGCAAAGACTTACCATAAATTTTGGACTTAAATTTTTAAAAGAGAGTGACAAAGTCTATGATTTGGGATGTTCTACAGCTTCAACACTTATCGAACTTAGCAAACACTCACCGTTTCCTCTTGAATTAATAGGAATAGATAACTCTGAAGCGATGCTTCAAAGAGCAAGAAAAAAGTGTAAAGCTTTCGGAGTGGAAGTAAAACTTTTAAATGAAGATCTGCATAAAGCAAACTACGATGATGCAAAACTTATAATTTCAAACTATACTTTACAATTTATAAGACCTCTACAAAGAGAAAAATTAGTAAAAAAAATCTATAATAGCCTACAAAAAGATGGAATATTTATTTTTTGTGAAAAAGTTATCTCATCTGATAAAGTTTTAGGCAAACAGTACATTGATGAATATTATGAATTTAAAAAAAGACAAGGCTACAGTGAATTTGAAATTTCGCAAAAAAGGGAAGCTTTGGAAAATGTACTTATACCTTATACTGAAGAAGAAAATAAAAATATGATTTTAGATGCAGGTTTTAGCCATTGTGAAACACTTTTCAAATGGGTAAATTTTGCAACATTTATAGCAATAAAAAAATAA
- a CDS encoding nitrous oxide-stimulated promoter family protein — translation MTKEKFKSEIQILKKFSELYCKNKHSNQNSFKSVIIYKDEKIHINLNLCEECEEIINYSIKRLQECPHEEKPRCRKCPNPCYEKVYWKNLSKIMRYSALKSGLTKIKKFFSE, via the coding sequence ATGACAAAAGAGAAATTTAAAAGTGAAATTCAGATACTAAAAAAATTTTCTGAACTATATTGCAAAAACAAACATTCAAATCAAAACTCTTTTAAATCTGTAATTATATATAAAGATGAAAAAATCCATATAAATCTAAATTTATGCGAAGAGTGTGAAGAGATTATCAATTACAGCATAAAAAGATTACAAGAGTGCCCTCATGAGGAAAAACCAAGATGCAGAAAATGTCCAAATCCCTGTTATGAAAAAGTTTATTGGAAAAATTTATCAAAAATCATGAGGTATAGTGCTCTTAAATCAGGTCTTACAAAAATAAAAAAATTTTTTTCCGAATAA
- the bcp gene encoding thioredoxin-dependent thiol peroxidase — protein sequence MLEVGQTAPKFCAQNQDDIEICSRDLLGKWIVLYFYPKDLTPGCTNEACDFTAAMPEFEDLDAVILGVSPDDTAKHRRFIEKKELTITLLSDIDKKMCEDYQVWQLKQFMGKEFMGVVRTTFIIDPEGKIAAVWPKVSVRKKKTVKGEKIEILHANEVKEKLKELQGK from the coding sequence ATGTTAGAAGTTGGACAAACAGCACCGAAATTTTGCGCACAAAACCAAGATGATATAGAGATTTGCTCAAGGGATCTTTTAGGCAAATGGATCGTTTTATATTTTTATCCTAAAGATTTGACTCCTGGATGTACAAATGAAGCTTGCGATTTTACGGCTGCTATGCCTGAATTTGAAGATTTAGATGCGGTTATTTTAGGAGTTAGCCCCGATGATACGGCAAAACACAGAAGATTTATAGAAAAAAAAGAGCTTACAATTACGCTTCTATCCGATATTGATAAGAAAATGTGTGAAGATTATCAAGTTTGGCAACTAAAACAATTTATGGGAAAAGAGTTTATGGGAGTTGTCAGAACAACTTTTATAATAGACCCTGAAGGTAAAATTGCTGCCGTTTGGCCAAAAGTCAGTGTAAGAAAAAAGAAAACCGTAAAAGGTGAAAAAATAGAGATACTTCATGCAAATGAAGTAAAAGAAAAATTAAAAGAGCTACAAGGAAAGTAA
- a CDS encoding YihY/virulence factor BrkB family protein → MEDSDIVKKPFRSLLKALDSFFNDDTTYYAASLSFFTIFSLLPIIALLISIISSLEIVQQYHDIFVEYIFDILNPTHSKAFIQTFTDYISNSNKLGFLGLLYMLFVFIMFFKDYEYIVNKIHNAKRKPLLQSFFFYLVFLITLPLMLAALNIALSFYENSFFNWFITFMFAWFIFFGLFKLSVNKPISFKAAAISSLFTLIVLSITKNLFVYYVIYNKTYTTIYGSLAILLFSFFWIYISWVIYLYGIKMCHRLNIQERIKNRAKD, encoded by the coding sequence ATGGAAGATTCTGATATCGTAAAAAAACCTTTTAGGAGTCTATTAAAAGCTTTAGACTCCTTTTTCAACGATGACACGACATATTATGCCGCAAGTCTAAGTTTTTTTACAATTTTCTCTCTTTTACCTATTATCGCACTTTTGATTTCAATAATTTCAAGTTTGGAAATAGTTCAACAATATCATGATATTTTTGTTGAGTATATTTTTGATATCTTAAATCCTACTCATTCAAAAGCTTTTATCCAAACTTTCACCGACTATATCTCAAACTCAAATAAACTGGGATTTTTGGGTCTTTTATATATGCTTTTCGTATTTATTATGTTTTTTAAAGATTATGAATATATAGTAAATAAAATACACAATGCAAAAAGAAAACCTCTGCTTCAATCTTTCTTTTTCTATCTTGTATTTTTAATTACTCTGCCTCTTATGTTAGCAGCACTAAACATTGCGTTAAGTTTTTATGAAAACAGTTTTTTTAACTGGTTTATAACCTTCATGTTTGCATGGTTTATATTTTTCGGTCTGTTTAAATTAAGCGTTAATAAGCCGATCTCTTTTAAAGCTGCCGCAATTTCATCTTTATTTACTCTAATAGTTTTGTCTATTACAAAAAATCTGTTTGTCTATTATGTAATTTATAATAAAACTTATACGACAATTTACGGTTCTTTGGCTATTTTATTATTTTCATTTTTTTGGATTTATATCTCTTGGGTGATTTATCTTTACGGAATAAAGATGTGTCATAGATTGAATATTCAGGAAAGAATAAAAAACAGAGCAAAAGATTAA
- the moaA gene encoding GTP 3',8-cyclase MoaA, with amino-acid sequence MLVDKFDRKIDYLRVSVTQRCNFRCQYCMPEKPFEWTPKEDLLSYEQMFDFIKVAIDKGIKKIRITGGEPLVRDDLHKLISMISSYKPDIDLAITTNAYLLKEQIFKLKEAGLKRVNISLDSLEKETFWYLSKRDALQKVLDSIEAALKAEVKVKINSVILKNINENEILNLYNFAKSKNIQIRFIEYMENKNAYIDLKTVPSSQIIETIKSKYCLEETNLPKSSAAKLYKDEDGYVFGIIEPYDDSFCKACNRIRLSANGDLIPCLYYEDSLNIKSSLHNKQKTENILKQVIDNRPEKNKWSHNKTAENTEISSRAFYFTGG; translated from the coding sequence ATGTTAGTAGATAAATTTGACAGAAAAATTGATTATTTAAGGGTGTCCGTAACACAAAGATGTAATTTCAGATGCCAATACTGTATGCCTGAAAAACCTTTTGAATGGACGCCTAAAGAGGATTTACTTTCATATGAACAGATGTTTGATTTTATCAAAGTAGCAATTGATAAGGGAATAAAAAAAATAAGAATAACAGGTGGAGAACCTTTAGTTAGAGATGATTTACATAAATTGATTTCTATGATTTCATCTTATAAACCTGATATCGATTTAGCCATTACTACAAACGCTTATCTTCTAAAAGAGCAAATTTTTAAACTAAAAGAGGCTGGATTAAAAAGAGTAAATATCTCTCTTGACTCTTTAGAAAAAGAGACTTTTTGGTATTTAAGTAAAAGAGATGCACTTCAAAAAGTATTAGACTCAATTGAAGCTGCTTTAAAAGCAGAAGTAAAAGTCAAAATAAACAGCGTAATTTTAAAAAATATAAATGAAAATGAGATATTAAATCTCTATAATTTTGCAAAATCGAAAAATATACAAATCCGTTTTATAGAGTATATGGAAAATAAAAATGCCTATATAGATTTAAAAACAGTTCCAAGTTCCCAAATAATAGAAACCATAAAAAGCAAATATTGTCTTGAAGAGACCAATCTTCCCAAAAGCTCCGCGGCAAAACTATATAAAGATGAAGATGGATATGTTTTTGGAATTATTGAACCTTATGACGACTCATTTTGCAAAGCCTGCAACAGAATAAGACTAAGTGCAAACGGAGATTTAATTCCTTGTTTATATTATGAAGATTCCTTAAATATAAAAAGCAGCCTGCATAACAAACAAAAAACGGAAAATATTTTAAAACAGGTAATAGATAATCGACCTGAAAAAAACAAATGGTCACATAATAAAACAGCAGAAAATACGGAAATATCAAGTAGAGCTTTTTATTTTACGGGAGGATAA